Proteins from one Mesotoga infera genomic window:
- a CDS encoding peptidylprolyl isomerase, producing MKKTLLLALLVFFSITLLAVEYAVKVTRNGEALPEEFWISSEELGQAFEATVSDAAGQGVVFDPYFTNLNIPSEHNMKLIIISYLVDEKLIDYYAFENNLIPSEGEIASETAAMLSMYTSDPYTVGQIEAAYGSIDVFAEEIKEYVTYSLKMNRFLEKAIPADEESLLAYFMENIETIRDLYETVKARHILVSEEAKALSLKNKIKNGEVTFTDAAAQYSEDSNSAPNGGELDYLKRGDTVAEFEEAIFTAPVGELYGPVKTLSGYHLLVVEERTEIDSLSDLAASEDIYSDFVEGYRNEAYVKWIENYIETNKFDFEILDSELLFYKEFIDASASRESSLEMIADLTAKLFGDSVVENVAPVEYAVFIELSQMLGLTNDPRYKMAMDRLYETGEKKGRILQMMYELKGDDPIVACDYYNDMLKDLERMFSDSAYFYAKQGSYGMDFVDYVLGTIEEIEKALGVFLERELSVETRVYLLSILIRNNSLALDIEEYF from the coding sequence ATGAAAAAAACTTTATTGCTGGCGCTACTGGTGTTTTTCTCCATCACCCTTTTGGCTGTTGAATATGCCGTAAAAGTCACCAGAAATGGTGAGGCTCTTCCCGAAGAGTTCTGGATATCTTCAGAGGAGCTTGGGCAGGCGTTCGAAGCAACAGTTTCAGATGCAGCCGGCCAGGGAGTTGTGTTCGACCCGTACTTCACGAATTTGAACATTCCGAGCGAGCACAACATGAAATTGATAATCATCTCGTATTTGGTTGATGAGAAACTTATTGACTACTACGCTTTCGAGAACAACCTAATTCCATCCGAGGGTGAAATTGCCAGCGAGACTGCAGCCATGCTTTCGATGTACACTTCAGACCCATACACAGTCGGGCAGATCGAAGCGGCATACGGTTCAATAGACGTCTTTGCCGAAGAGATCAAAGAATATGTCACCTATTCGCTCAAGATGAACCGCTTTCTCGAAAAAGCCATTCCGGCCGATGAGGAATCGCTTCTGGCTTACTTCATGGAAAACATCGAGACAATTCGGGACCTGTACGAGACGGTGAAGGCCAGGCACATATTGGTCAGCGAAGAGGCCAAGGCTCTTTCGCTGAAAAACAAAATAAAGAACGGGGAGGTAACCTTCACTGATGCGGCCGCGCAGTATTCGGAGGATTCCAATTCCGCCCCGAACGGCGGAGAACTTGACTATCTTAAAAGAGGCGACACCGTCGCCGAGTTCGAGGAAGCCATCTTCACGGCACCTGTGGGCGAGCTCTACGGACCTGTGAAGACTTTATCGGGGTACCACCTGTTAGTGGTCGAAGAAAGAACGGAGATCGATTCGCTTTCCGACCTTGCGGCCAGCGAGGATATATACAGCGATTTCGTGGAAGGTTACAGGAACGAGGCGTATGTAAAATGGATCGAAAACTATATAGAAACCAACAAATTCGATTTCGAGATACTCGACAGCGAACTTCTCTTCTATAAAGAATTCATAGACGCATCCGCCAGCAGAGAAAGTTCACTGGAAATGATCGCCGATTTGACCGCAAAACTTTTCGGCGATAGTGTAGTCGAAAACGTTGCACCGGTAGAGTACGCCGTTTTTATAGAGCTTTCCCAGATGCTGGGTCTGACAAACGATCCACGCTACAAAATGGCGATGGACAGACTGTACGAAACTGGCGAGAAGAAGGGCCGGATACTTCAGATGATGTACGAACTGAAGGGTGACGACCCCATCGTGGCCTGCGATTATTACAACGACATGCTCAAGGACCTCGAACGTATGTTCAGCGATTCGGCGTATTTTTACGCGAAGCAGGGCAGTTACGGCATGGATTTTGTGGATTATGTACTGGGCACTATAGAAGAGATAGAAAAGGCCCTGGGAGTCTTCCTGGAAAGAGAACTCTCGGTTGAGACCAGAGTGTATCTCCTGAGCATATTGATAAGGAACAACTCACTCGCCCTCGATATAGAGGAGTATTTTTAA
- a CDS encoding ABC transporter ATP-binding protein → MSLLKLEHVTKRFGGLTAVSDFNLDLQEGELVGLIGPNGAGKTTIFNLITNTYLVSEGKIILGGKDITGMKTDKITAEGIARTFQNIRLFSELTAFDNVRTACHLRLKSSVLSAVFGLPGYRKEEKEIDDKAMALLKTLDLEKYKNDLAGSLPYGLQRKLEISRALATNPKVLLLDEPAAGMNPEETLALAALILRIRKEFNLTVLLIEHDMSLVMTICERIIVLDHGVTIAHGLPKEIQNNPEVITAYLGTGDLYA, encoded by the coding sequence ATGAGTCTGCTTAAACTTGAACACGTGACGAAGAGATTTGGCGGGCTCACGGCAGTCTCGGACTTCAACCTTGATCTGCAGGAAGGTGAACTCGTAGGTCTCATAGGACCGAACGGAGCGGGGAAGACCACGATATTCAACCTCATAACAAACACTTATCTGGTGAGTGAGGGAAAGATAATCCTTGGTGGCAAAGATATAACGGGAATGAAGACCGACAAGATAACTGCAGAGGGTATAGCGAGAACTTTTCAAAATATACGTCTCTTTAGTGAACTTACAGCGTTCGACAATGTGAGAACGGCCTGTCACCTGCGTCTTAAATCTTCAGTACTGTCCGCCGTTTTCGGATTGCCCGGCTACAGAAAAGAGGAAAAAGAGATAGACGACAAAGCCATGGCCCTGCTGAAAACACTGGATCTGGAGAAGTACAAGAACGATCTTGCCGGTTCGCTTCCCTACGGGCTACAGAGAAAGCTCGAAATATCCAGAGCCCTCGCAACCAACCCGAAAGTATTGCTGCTGGACGAGCCAGCCGCGGGAATGAACCCGGAAGAGACTCTGGCACTGGCGGCCCTCATATTGAGGATAAGAAAGGAATTCAATTTAACGGTTCTGTTGATAGAACACGATATGAGTCTTGTGATGACCATTTGCGAGAGGATAATAGTTCTCGATCACGGCGTAACTATCGCGCACGGGCTTCCTAAAGAGATTCAAAATAATCCTGAAGTTATCACAGCTTACCTTGGAACGGGTGATTTGTATGCTTAA
- a CDS encoding tRNA dihydrouridine synthase codes for MYKEIGLSPMAGYTDGVMRELALEWGADFVFSEMLSVEGVLRSTEKTEEVIPSSPCRIQLFGSDPRRMAKAALKLKDVATWFDINAGCPVRKVTRRGAGSALLKDPDKIGEMIRALKEVSCVPVSVKIRLGWDSVESDRIIPPILEAKPDAVFIHGRTVSQGYSGSANWKEIESIAGTLRQAGILSYGSGDLFSPQAVAEALKNYSVDGVVVARGAIGNPWIFKQAKDLMELGTYEEFGLNERLEHFLYHIERLAGVVGEDQAVKDLRKSFAGYTRNIRYASNLRKEYMKCDSLEEVRELFRAFVPDFQAFE; via the coding sequence ATGTATAAAGAAATAGGACTGTCGCCTATGGCGGGCTATACCGATGGCGTAATGCGCGAACTGGCGCTCGAGTGGGGCGCCGATTTCGTCTTCAGTGAGATGCTCAGCGTAGAGGGTGTGCTGAGATCGACCGAAAAGACCGAAGAAGTGATCCCCTCCAGTCCCTGCAGGATACAACTTTTCGGTTCCGATCCTCGCAGAATGGCGAAAGCCGCACTTAAGTTGAAGGATGTGGCCACGTGGTTCGACATCAATGCCGGCTGCCCGGTTAGAAAGGTAACCAGGCGCGGTGCAGGGAGTGCCCTTCTGAAAGATCCCGACAAGATAGGAGAGATGATAAGAGCCTTAAAAGAAGTGTCTTGCGTGCCAGTATCGGTGAAGATCCGGCTCGGCTGGGATAGCGTCGAGAGCGACAGGATCATCCCACCCATCTTAGAGGCAAAGCCCGACGCGGTTTTCATCCACGGAAGAACCGTTTCGCAGGGATACTCCGGCTCGGCCAATTGGAAAGAGATAGAGAGTATCGCCGGAACGCTCCGCCAGGCAGGAATCCTTTCTTACGGCTCGGGCGACCTGTTTTCACCTCAAGCAGTTGCGGAAGCCTTAAAAAACTACTCGGTAGACGGCGTTGTCGTTGCCAGAGGTGCCATAGGCAACCCCTGGATCTTCAAGCAGGCTAAAGATTTAATGGAGCTCGGCACTTACGAGGAGTTCGGTTTGAACGAGAGACTCGAACATTTTTTATATCACATAGAAAGACTGGCCGGCGTGGTCGGCGAGGACCAGGCCGTTAAAGATCTACGCAAGTCATTTGCCGGTTACACCAGAAACATCAGGTATGCTTCGAATCTGAGAAAGGAATACATGAAATGTGACTCTCTCGAGGAAGTTCGGGAGCTTTTCAGAGCATTTGTACCGGATTTCCAGGCATTCGAGTGA
- a CDS encoding DUF370 domain-containing protein, with product MDHIVNIGFESFVVKDRVLAVLPVASSAVRRLKQLGMETGKIVNLTFGKRTKALLITDSGHIIFSFLPPRRIIEKLFKN from the coding sequence GTGGACCACATTGTCAATATTGGTTTCGAATCTTTTGTCGTGAAAGATAGGGTACTGGCCGTTCTTCCAGTTGCAAGCTCGGCTGTGAGAAGATTGAAGCAGCTCGGTATGGAGACTGGAAAGATCGTCAACCTGACGTTTGGTAAGAGAACCAAGGCGCTTCTCATCACCGATAGTGGTCACATCATCTTCTCGTTCCTTCCGCCAAGAAGAATCATAGAAAAACTTTTCAAGAACTAG
- a CDS encoding ABC transporter ATP-binding protein, which translates to MLKVTNLNVYYGGIHALKGISFNVDQGKIVALIGANGAGKSTTLRSICGLKKVREGEIIFKSENITGKSTNEIVKSGMTLVPEGRRIFPNLTVTENLMLGAFLRNDSDEIAKDLEWVNTLFPRLKERKDQKGGTLSGGEQQMLAIGRALMSRPDLLMLDEPSLGLAPVLVGEVFKVIRKVHQEGKTILLIEQNALGALKLADYAYVLETGRIVLEGKGEELLNNEQVKKSYLGG; encoded by the coding sequence ATGCTTAAAGTCACAAACTTGAACGTTTACTATGGAGGGATCCACGCCTTGAAGGGCATTTCATTCAACGTTGATCAGGGAAAGATCGTTGCCCTTATAGGAGCCAATGGAGCCGGGAAGTCCACCACTTTGAGGAGCATATGCGGCCTCAAAAAAGTCAGAGAAGGAGAAATAATCTTCAAATCTGAGAATATAACTGGCAAATCGACGAACGAAATTGTGAAATCCGGAATGACTCTCGTTCCGGAAGGAAGAAGGATCTTTCCAAACCTTACAGTTACTGAAAACCTTATGCTTGGAGCTTTCTTGAGGAACGATAGTGACGAAATAGCAAAGGATCTAGAGTGGGTAAACACGCTTTTTCCAAGGTTGAAAGAGAGAAAGGATCAAAAAGGTGGCACTCTTTCGGGCGGTGAACAGCAGATGCTGGCGATAGGAAGGGCTCTCATGTCCAGACCGGACCTGCTCATGCTCGACGAACCCTCTCTTGGGCTTGCGCCAGTACTGGTCGGCGAGGTCTTCAAGGTCATTCGAAAGGTACACCAGGAGGGCAAAACCATCCTCTTGATAGAGCAGAACGCTTTGGGAGCACTTAAATTGGCGGATTACGCTTATGTACTTGAAACCGGGAGAATTGTTCTTGAAGGAAAGGGCGAGGAATTATTGAATAACGAACAGGTAAAGAAATCTTACCTGGGCGGTTAG
- the nadD gene encoding nicotinate (nicotinamide) nucleotide adenylyltransferase codes for MSLENRIGVFGGSFNPVHNGHIIIAIRALEELELDRLYIVPTYLPPHKREVNLAPYELRKKWLEKCFEGTGKIVISDYEKERGGISYSLFTIRYFSQKHSCRPYLIVGEDSYRALESWYEYRTLLKESRLAVYPRSCNEKPSQLVEGVVFLKAPMIELSSTEIRKRARSKRSLLGMVPGSIIGEVEKTYV; via the coding sequence ATGTCTTTAGAGAATAGGATTGGCGTGTTCGGCGGATCGTTCAACCCTGTCCACAACGGTCACATCATCATAGCGATCAGGGCTCTGGAAGAGCTGGAACTGGACAGGCTGTACATCGTCCCCACCTATCTGCCTCCACACAAGAGAGAGGTAAACCTTGCACCGTACGAACTCAGAAAAAAATGGCTGGAAAAATGCTTCGAGGGGACAGGAAAGATAGTGATCTCGGATTACGAAAAAGAGAGGGGAGGTATCTCTTATTCGCTCTTCACGATAAGGTACTTCTCGCAGAAACACTCCTGCAGACCTTACCTGATCGTTGGTGAGGACAGTTACCGCGCCCTGGAAAGCTGGTACGAGTACAGAACACTCCTGAAGGAATCCCGACTGGCAGTGTATCCACGTTCGTGCAACGAAAAGCCATCACAGTTAGTGGAAGGGGTGGTTTTTCTGAAGGCGCCTATGATAGAACTGTCATCGACCGAGATAAGGAAGAGGGCGAGATCGAAGAGGTCTCTGCTGGGCATGGTTCCAGGATCGATAATCGGAGAGGTCGAAAAGACTTATGTATAA
- a CDS encoding M14 family metallopeptidase, producing MGALYFTYEEAVYWCLKWAEDYPDLVDVYTVGESFLGIPIYQITITNKATGKDTDKPAMFVSGNRHSGEVTARTAALLFAYDLINGYGNDEEITYLVDNFTYYVRPTENPDGGQLYLTTPYTNRSTVRPQDNDGDGKFDEDPGEDLNGDGFIRQMRIYVGEGKGNYIIDPIDPGGRIMTSVGTGKGDYLVQSEGWDWDGDGRTAEDGPGGLDLHRNYPENWRPMAEATGRGYTQGGAGEYPLSETEMRAMFLWMVTHPNISIVQSMDTSVPMHLRPPSTSRTDESMYYTDNDYYLKFDADGVKESGYVWAGDVFWTYSNRNRILQGTARAGSPLFGHSPDYGYFQFGAIWYGDELWGNRYDYIFDYNKDGAVDTWDWLWIKDNVKGMERAYFLPWTPAEHPEYGTVEAGGTNPKFWSQNPPAGMYLELAVEAENRFNFMLAKSLPKLEFTEINVKANADGSRTI from the coding sequence TTGGGCGCATTATACTTCACGTATGAAGAAGCCGTTTACTGGTGTCTGAAATGGGCCGAAGATTATCCCGACCTGGTTGATGTATACACAGTCGGAGAGTCTTTCCTGGGCATCCCCATCTACCAGATAACGATCACCAACAAAGCAACCGGTAAGGACACCGACAAGCCCGCGATGTTTGTATCAGGTAACAGGCACTCAGGTGAAGTCACGGCAAGAACTGCAGCTTTGCTTTTCGCGTACGATCTGATAAATGGCTACGGCAATGATGAAGAAATCACCTATCTGGTCGACAACTTCACGTATTACGTACGTCCGACGGAGAACCCAGATGGTGGTCAGCTCTATCTTACGACACCCTACACCAACAGATCAACCGTTCGCCCTCAGGACAACGACGGAGACGGCAAGTTCGATGAAGACCCCGGAGAAGACCTTAACGGAGACGGCTTCATCAGACAGATGAGGATCTACGTTGGAGAGGGCAAGGGCAACTACATAATCGACCCGATTGATCCCGGCGGCAGAATAATGACAAGTGTTGGGACAGGTAAGGGAGATTACCTAGTCCAGAGCGAAGGCTGGGACTGGGATGGCGACGGCAGAACTGCCGAAGACGGACCTGGCGGGCTCGATCTTCACAGAAACTACCCTGAGAACTGGAGACCGATGGCCGAAGCCACAGGCAGAGGTTACACACAGGGTGGAGCCGGCGAGTACCCGCTTTCCGAAACTGAAATGAGAGCTATGTTCCTGTGGATGGTAACCCATCCGAATATCTCGATAGTTCAGTCGATGGATACTTCCGTTCCGATGCACCTGAGACCACCGTCAACCAGCAGAACAGACGAATCCATGTACTACACCGACAACGACTACTACTTGAAGTTCGATGCCGATGGAGTCAAGGAGTCGGGTTACGTATGGGCCGGAGACGTGTTCTGGACCTACAGCAACAGAAACAGAATACTTCAGGGCACCGCTAGAGCCGGAAGCCCGCTCTTCGGACACAGTCCAGACTATGGTTACTTCCAGTTTGGCGCCATATGGTACGGAGATGAACTGTGGGGCAACAGGTACGACTACATATTCGATTACAACAAAGACGGCGCCGTTGATACCTGGGACTGGCTCTGGATAAAGGACAACGTAAAGGGAATGGAGAGAGCGTACTTCCTCCCCTGGACGCCTGCAGAGCACCCCGAATACGGCACGGTCGAGGCCGGTGGAACAAACCCGAAGTTCTGGTCGCAGAACCCGCCTGCTGGAATGTACCTGGAGCTGGCAGTAGAGGCTGAGAACAGGTTCAACTTCATGCTTGCCAAGTCACTTCCGAAACTCGAATTCACAGAGATCAACGTCAAGGCCAACGCAGACGGTTCGAGGACGATATAA
- the mutS gene encoding DNA mismatch repair protein MutS, with product MSEITPMMKQYLEVKNNYKDCIVLFRLGDFYETFFDDARLVADELQIVLTSRNGNPMAGVPYHAIDSYVRKLISAGHKVAICEQTEDPAQAKGLVRREVTRVMTPGTIMEDELLAGQANNYILTVSEKKGTFAVVLSDISTGEVVVTSCESLPELLDIISSFEPAQILLRESLKTLKKDIMTVSGAFIEIFEDWNFALSSSLRYVKEFYSLASTDHLELDSSQLEALGALFKYLQTTNFKPMKHLSLPRVIKRSETMQLDASTIENLNLLSSQGKGSLIAIMDESVTGMGKRKLKQWLLTPLTDVHKIERRLDTVQSLSEDRLLLEELREYLGGIFDLERIVSRLASDRASPRDLQSLRNSLRILPYIKQLLVSNPSLRERGERIVLFSKELELLEKALQDEPSAFVGEGKVIRKGFSHELDELRDLLENSVEKLKELERREKEATGISTLKVKYNKVFGYFIELPKAQASKAPENYTRKQTLVNCERYITPELKAFEDRVLSAGERIDSLERSLFENICREVGNSAKDLQELSTVLSELDVLQSFASIARKYGYVRPEFTSDGATRVEASRHPIVERFVGEFTPNDITFGEEGRFFILTGPNMSGKSTYIRQIALISIMAQIGSFVPASRAVLPVYDRIFTRIGARDDLAGGKSTFLVEMMETATILSRATEDSLVILDEVGRGTSTFDGISIAWSVSEYIYEAIGCNTVFATHFTELTELSQMYSGIRNKTVKIMETEKGIVFLHRVIEGVASKSHGIDVAKLAGIPSVVLERAEEILRVISKQSALDKAVRVLTTDDLVEIRRAKKGKMNRNQITLFDT from the coding sequence GTGTCTGAGATAACACCTATGATGAAACAGTATCTTGAGGTCAAGAACAATTACAAAGATTGCATAGTCCTCTTCCGTCTTGGGGATTTCTATGAGACGTTTTTTGACGATGCCAGACTTGTCGCCGACGAACTTCAGATAGTGCTCACTTCACGGAACGGCAATCCCATGGCCGGCGTTCCTTACCATGCGATCGATAGCTATGTGAGAAAGCTGATCTCCGCGGGCCATAAAGTCGCCATTTGTGAGCAGACCGAAGATCCGGCCCAGGCAAAGGGATTGGTGAGGAGAGAGGTTACCCGCGTCATGACTCCGGGAACTATTATGGAGGACGAACTTCTCGCCGGTCAGGCCAACAATTATATATTGACCGTGTCCGAAAAGAAAGGTACGTTCGCGGTCGTCCTCAGTGATATTTCGACCGGAGAAGTGGTGGTTACCTCCTGTGAAAGCCTTCCGGAGCTCCTGGATATAATATCAAGTTTCGAACCGGCCCAGATACTTCTCAGAGAGAGTCTGAAAACTTTGAAAAAGGATATCATGACTGTCTCCGGCGCCTTCATAGAGATCTTCGAGGACTGGAACTTCGCGCTCTCCTCCAGTCTCAGGTATGTGAAAGAATTCTATTCTTTGGCCTCCACAGATCATCTGGAGCTTGATTCCTCACAACTGGAGGCTCTCGGCGCCCTCTTTAAATACCTTCAGACCACCAATTTCAAACCTATGAAACATCTATCGCTGCCCAGAGTTATTAAAAGATCGGAAACAATGCAGCTGGACGCTTCCACGATAGAGAATCTCAACCTTCTGTCGAGCCAGGGAAAGGGTTCGCTTATCGCTATAATGGACGAAAGCGTTACCGGTATGGGAAAGAGGAAGCTGAAACAGTGGCTTTTAACTCCTCTTACCGACGTTCACAAAATAGAGCGCAGACTCGATACGGTTCAAAGCCTTTCGGAAGACCGGCTCCTTCTGGAAGAGCTCCGGGAGTATCTCGGTGGCATCTTCGATCTGGAAAGAATAGTTTCACGCCTTGCCAGTGATCGGGCCTCTCCCAGGGATCTCCAGTCTTTGAGGAACTCCCTCAGAATCCTTCCCTACATAAAGCAGCTTCTCGTGAGTAACCCTTCTCTACGTGAGCGAGGAGAGAGGATAGTCCTTTTCTCGAAAGAACTCGAGTTGTTGGAAAAGGCGTTGCAAGACGAGCCATCCGCTTTCGTCGGCGAGGGCAAGGTGATAAGGAAGGGTTTCAGCCATGAGCTCGATGAGCTACGAGATCTTTTGGAAAATTCCGTTGAGAAACTGAAGGAATTGGAGCGGAGGGAGAAGGAAGCAACCGGGATAAGCACTCTAAAGGTAAAGTACAACAAAGTATTCGGTTACTTCATAGAATTGCCCAAAGCTCAGGCTTCGAAGGCTCCGGAAAATTACACCAGGAAGCAGACTCTAGTGAACTGCGAGAGGTACATCACCCCCGAGTTGAAGGCTTTTGAAGATAGGGTTCTCAGTGCCGGAGAAAGAATAGACTCGCTGGAAAGGTCGCTTTTCGAAAATATTTGTCGCGAGGTGGGTAATTCGGCAAAGGATCTGCAGGAGCTTTCGACCGTCTTATCGGAGCTGGATGTCCTTCAATCTTTCGCCTCGATAGCCAGAAAGTACGGGTACGTCAGGCCCGAGTTTACATCGGATGGCGCCACCAGAGTCGAAGCCTCCAGACACCCTATAGTGGAGAGGTTCGTGGGAGAATTCACCCCCAACGATATAACCTTCGGCGAGGAAGGGCGGTTCTTCATACTCACGGGCCCCAACATGAGCGGCAAGTCCACCTATATAAGGCAGATAGCGCTAATCTCTATAATGGCTCAGATCGGCTCTTTCGTTCCGGCCTCCAGGGCGGTTTTGCCTGTTTACGACCGGATTTTCACAAGGATCGGCGCCAGAGACGATCTGGCCGGCGGGAAATCGACTTTCCTTGTGGAAATGATGGAAACGGCCACTATCCTTTCAAGGGCCACAGAAGACAGTCTGGTAATACTCGACGAAGTGGGAAGGGGAACAAGCACTTTCGACGGCATTTCGATTGCCTGGTCGGTCTCGGAATATATATATGAAGCCATCGGATGCAACACGGTCTTCGCGACTCATTTCACGGAACTGACGGAACTCTCTCAAATGTACTCAGGAATAAGAAATAAAACAGTTAAAATTATGGAGACCGAAAAGGGTATAGTCTTTCTACACAGAGTGATTGAAGGTGTTGCAAGCAAGTCGCACGGTATAGATGTCGCGAAACTGGCGGGTATTCCCAGCGTGGTTCTGGAGAGGGCCGAAGAGATACTCAGGGTTATCTCCAAACAGTCGGCGCTCGATAAGGCCGTTCGAGTGCTGACGACAGACGATCTTGTCGAAATACGCAGAGCAAAGAAGGGCAAGATGAACCGTAACCAGATAACGTTGTTTGACACATAG
- the obgE gene encoding GTPase ObgE translates to MLANDQESLVDTGRIYVKAGDGGNGAVSFRREKYIPYGGPDGGDGGSGGHVFLRASNSRNTLYEFKHKRKFLAQDGENGGGSNMAGRKGRDIVILVPVGTIAYDAETGETLADLNRPGETVVLARGGKGGRGNARFTSSTNQAPKASENGEPGEELYVRLELKILADVALIGFPNVGKSTLISVVSNARPKIANYHFTTLSPNLGVVMATEFLGYIVADVPGLIKGAHQGIGLGHSFLRHIERCKILVHLLDIAQTEERDFVQDYFDIRYELEFYRTELLEKPEIVVGNKSDLLAPELLNERVKLFKEKTGKEILPISAATSRGVEDLKRLIWNVIGDSESFLNRLKVEEDLPLPVVEPVVYTAPEPENFKVEKDSRGRFVVSGPAVDFYFRKIKAQKFRDRFIMDKLEKGGLTTKLKNAGIEEGDTVVIDDREYVFRE, encoded by the coding sequence ATGCTCGCGAACGATCAGGAAAGCCTCGTAGATACGGGGCGAATTTACGTCAAGGCCGGCGACGGCGGCAACGGTGCCGTCTCCTTCAGAAGAGAGAAATACATACCCTACGGCGGACCGGACGGCGGCGACGGCGGGAGCGGAGGACACGTCTTCTTGAGGGCAAGCAACAGCAGAAATACTCTGTACGAGTTCAAACACAAAAGGAAATTCCTGGCGCAGGACGGAGAAAATGGCGGAGGGTCCAACATGGCCGGAAGGAAAGGCAGGGACATTGTTATTCTGGTACCCGTGGGAACCATCGCTTACGACGCCGAAACTGGCGAGACTCTGGCCGATTTGAACAGACCCGGCGAAACGGTCGTTCTCGCTAGGGGTGGAAAGGGCGGCAGGGGGAATGCCCGTTTCACCTCTTCCACCAACCAGGCCCCCAAAGCCTCGGAGAACGGCGAACCCGGTGAGGAGCTTTATGTGCGCCTCGAATTGAAGATTCTAGCTGACGTTGCTCTCATCGGTTTTCCCAACGTGGGCAAATCGACCCTGATATCGGTCGTATCCAACGCAAGACCAAAGATAGCCAATTATCATTTCACAACGCTTTCTCCCAATCTGGGAGTCGTAATGGCGACGGAATTTCTAGGATACATCGTGGCCGACGTGCCAGGTCTTATAAAAGGTGCACACCAAGGAATCGGACTCGGACACAGTTTTCTGAGGCACATAGAGAGATGCAAAATACTAGTCCATCTTCTGGATATAGCGCAGACCGAGGAGAGAGATTTCGTACAGGATTATTTCGATATCCGTTATGAACTGGAGTTCTACAGAACGGAACTCCTGGAAAAACCGGAGATAGTTGTCGGTAATAAAAGCGATCTTCTCGCACCAGAACTGTTGAACGAGCGGGTGAAACTCTTCAAAGAAAAAACCGGCAAGGAAATCCTGCCTATCTCGGCCGCCACTTCCAGGGGAGTCGAGGATCTAAAAAGACTCATCTGGAACGTTATCGGCGATAGCGAATCCTTCTTGAACAGGCTGAAAGTCGAGGAAGATCTCCCCTTGCCGGTAGTCGAACCGGTCGTGTACACGGCCCCAGAACCGGAGAACTTCAAGGTCGAAAAGGATTCCAGAGGACGGTTCGTAGTTTCCGGACCGGCAGTAGATTTCTACTTCAGGAAGATCAAGGCGCAGAAATTCAGGGATAGATTCATAATGGACAAGCTGGAAAAGGGCGGACTCACAACGAAATTGAAAAATGCCGGTATCGAAGAGGGCGATACCGTCGTGATAGATGATAGAGAGTATGTCTTTAGAGAATAG
- the clpP gene encoding ATP-dependent Clp endopeptidase proteolytic subunit ClpP produces MDISMAPFVPYVVEDRGRGERIFDIFTKLLAERIVFLGWQIDDEISNIVVAQLLFLESQDPDKDINLYINSPGGSITAGLAIYDTMQYIKPDVSTICIGMAASMGAILLTGGTKGKRYALPSSRIMIHQPFGGAEGVAKDIEIRTKEILYLRDELNKILAFHTGQSIKKIEKDADRDYFMSATEAVDYGMIDKVIEPKNREKAKE; encoded by the coding sequence ATGGACATAAGTATGGCGCCTTTCGTACCCTACGTAGTTGAAGATAGAGGAAGGGGAGAGAGGATATTCGATATTTTCACCAAACTTCTAGCGGAAAGGATCGTCTTTCTTGGCTGGCAGATAGACGACGAGATCTCCAATATCGTCGTAGCTCAGCTTCTTTTCCTTGAGTCGCAGGATCCGGATAAAGACATCAATCTTTATATAAACAGCCCTGGTGGATCGATCACCGCCGGCCTGGCGATCTACGACACCATGCAGTACATAAAGCCCGATGTCTCGACGATTTGTATAGGCATGGCCGCTTCGATGGGAGCGATCCTCCTCACCGGCGGCACGAAGGGAAAGAGATATGCACTGCCCAGTTCGAGAATAATGATCCATCAGCCTTTCGGAGGCGCCGAAGGGGTCGCGAAGGATATAGAGATCAGAACCAAGGAGATCCTTTACCTGAGGGACGAACTCAACAAAATCCTGGCCTTCCACACGGGTCAGTCGATAAAGAAGATAGAGAAAGACGCTGACCGCGATTACTTCATGAGCGCGACAGAGGCGGTCGATTATGGAATGATAGACAAGGTGATAGAACCCAAGAATAGAGAGAAAGCCAAAGAGTGA